In Streptomyces hawaiiensis, one genomic interval encodes:
- a CDS encoding TerD family protein, producing the protein MTAELVRGQNHPLSQARLEIRVSAGTPIVAVAALGDENGRIHGAEWVAHPGAPTQPGLEVSRQAAADHRLAVDLDAVPEAVHRVSVLLALPAGGTGPVRFGVVAAPFVAVTGLDGGEVASYTITGLEAESAVVALELYRRQGAWKVRAVGQGYAGGLADLLTDQGLPQAHQLAGSINDAVAQGLARSVQAPPPRTADGDRSRQAAAPALGPDQGGATPQSGPVPPMSPYSAGGQTPGGPGQPAPQQSSYPAATPDPNAVSQPSAPTAGGPIDYSHPRRRTAAPPPPPPTAPPAAPGQSAQPVAGDATGWSMEERLYNQVWGMFEDLARTTAAYRSAVDFAESRMDKELEQVLSDPRSRIGGQGDAAREAARARHAELVARAREALDRDLTQLEAEADVVEPALPPAYAHWDNPVWHAYRVPMEIPMALRLGDLHLPEADRIRIPMLVRLPLERGLWIDSAPAGSSDGSFTDSQAMSRLAMETAVAHAARLLAVYPAGEFTVHVIDPAGSGAQPLAPLVQTGVLAAPPALGAAGVADVLGRLTQRVDLVQMAVRGGAADSLPPGFDTSQQLLIVNDFPHGFDDRAVNQLRYLADEGPAFGVHLMMVADREESSGYGPLLDPLWRSLLRLTPVADDHLADPWVGHAWTYEPSLVPPGSQVLQQVLTQVAAARTKFR; encoded by the coding sequence ATGACGGCGGAGCTGGTGCGGGGGCAGAACCACCCGCTCTCCCAGGCCCGTCTCGAGATCAGGGTCTCGGCCGGTACGCCGATCGTGGCCGTGGCCGCGCTGGGTGACGAGAACGGCCGTATCCACGGCGCGGAGTGGGTGGCCCACCCGGGCGCACCCACCCAGCCGGGTCTCGAGGTCTCCCGGCAGGCCGCCGCCGACCATCGCCTCGCGGTGGATCTCGACGCCGTGCCGGAGGCCGTCCACCGGGTGAGCGTGTTGCTCGCCCTGCCTGCCGGGGGGACGGGCCCGGTCCGTTTCGGCGTGGTGGCGGCCCCCTTCGTCGCCGTCACCGGCCTCGACGGCGGCGAGGTCGCCAGCTACACCATCACCGGCCTGGAGGCCGAGTCGGCGGTCGTCGCCCTGGAGCTCTACCGCCGGCAGGGCGCCTGGAAGGTGCGCGCCGTCGGCCAGGGCTACGCGGGGGGCCTCGCCGATCTCCTCACCGACCAGGGCCTGCCGCAGGCCCACCAGCTGGCCGGCTCCATCAACGACGCGGTGGCCCAGGGGCTGGCCCGTTCGGTGCAGGCGCCCCCGCCGCGCACGGCGGACGGCGACCGTTCCCGGCAGGCGGCGGCTCCCGCCCTCGGCCCGGACCAGGGCGGCGCCACGCCTCAGTCCGGTCCCGTGCCACCGATGTCCCCCTACAGCGCCGGCGGTCAGACGCCCGGCGGCCCCGGGCAGCCCGCTCCGCAGCAGTCGTCGTATCCCGCCGCCACGCCGGACCCCAACGCCGTCAGCCAGCCGTCCGCGCCCACGGCCGGCGGCCCGATCGACTACAGCCACCCCCGCCGCCGGACCGCCGCTCCGCCCCCGCCTCCGCCGACCGCGCCCCCGGCCGCACCCGGGCAGTCCGCACAACCCGTCGCGGGCGACGCGACCGGCTGGTCCATGGAGGAGCGGCTCTACAACCAGGTGTGGGGCATGTTCGAGGACCTGGCCCGCACCACCGCCGCCTACCGCAGCGCCGTCGACTTCGCCGAGTCCCGCATGGACAAGGAGCTGGAGCAGGTCCTCTCCGACCCGCGCAGCAGGATCGGCGGGCAGGGCGACGCCGCCCGGGAGGCGGCCCGGGCCCGGCACGCCGAGCTCGTCGCCCGGGCCCGGGAGGCCCTCGACCGGGACCTCACCCAGCTCGAGGCCGAGGCCGACGTCGTCGAACCGGCACTGCCACCCGCGTACGCCCACTGGGACAACCCGGTGTGGCACGCCTACCGGGTGCCGATGGAGATCCCCATGGCCCTGCGCCTGGGCGACCTCCACCTCCCCGAGGCCGACCGGATCCGCATCCCGATGCTGGTCCGGCTGCCGCTGGAGCGCGGCCTGTGGATCGACAGCGCACCGGCCGGATCGTCCGACGGCTCGTTCACCGACTCCCAGGCCATGAGCCGTCTCGCCATGGAGACGGCGGTCGCGCACGCGGCCCGGCTGCTCGCCGTCTACCCGGCGGGCGAGTTCACCGTCCATGTCATCGACCCGGCCGGCTCGGGAGCGCAGCCGCTGGCGCCCCTCGTGCAGACCGGTGTGCTCGCGGCCCCGCCCGCGCTCGGCGCCGCCGGGGTGGCGGACGTACTGGGCCGGCTCACCCAACGGGTCGACCTGGTGCAGATGGCGGTCCGGGGCGGCGCCGCCGACTCCCTCCCGCCCGGCTTCGACACCTCCCAGCAGCTCCTGATCGTCAACGACTTCCCGCACGGTTTCGACGACCGGGCGGTGAACCAGCTGCGCTACCTCGCCGACGAGGGCCCCGCCTTCGGCGTCCATCTGATGATGGTGGCCGACCGGGAGGAGTCCTCCGGGTACGGGCCTTTGCTCGACCCGCTGTGGCGTTCGCTGCTGCGACTGACACCGGTGGCCGACGATCACCTCGCCGACCCGTGGGTCGGTCATGCCTGGACGTACGAGCCGTCGCTCGTGCCGCCCGGCAGCCAGGTCCTCCAGCAGGTGCTCACCCAGGTCGCCGCCGCCCGCACCAAGTTCAGGTAA
- a CDS encoding TerD family protein, which produces MTVNMTKGQAISLQKNDGGSLTAVRMGLGWQAAPRRGLFGSRTREVDLDASAVLFADKQPVDVVFFRHLVSDDGSVRHTGDNLVGGVGQGGDDEAILVDLARIPVHIDQIVFTVNSFTGQTFQEVQNAFCRLVDETNGQELARYTLAGGGQYTAQIMAKVHRSGQGWAMTALGNPANGRTFQDLMPAILPVL; this is translated from the coding sequence GTGACCGTCAACATGACCAAGGGTCAGGCCATCAGTCTGCAGAAGAACGACGGCGGCAGCCTGACTGCGGTTCGCATGGGTCTCGGCTGGCAGGCGGCTCCCCGGCGCGGCCTGTTCGGCTCGCGCACGCGAGAGGTCGACCTCGACGCCTCCGCCGTCCTGTTCGCGGACAAGCAGCCGGTCGACGTCGTCTTCTTCCGCCACCTGGTGAGCGACGACGGCTCGGTGCGCCACACCGGTGACAACCTCGTCGGCGGTGTCGGCCAGGGCGGCGACGACGAGGCGATCCTCGTCGACCTCGCGCGGATCCCGGTCCACATCGACCAGATCGTCTTCACCGTGAACTCCTTCACGGGCCAGACCTTCCAGGAGGTGCAGAACGCGTTCTGCCGCCTGGTCGACGAGACCAACGGCCAGGAGCTCGCCCGCTACACGCTCGCCGGCGGCGGCCAGTACACGGCCCAGATCATGGCCAAGGTCCACCGCTCCGGCCAGGGCTGGGCGATGACGGCCCTGGGCAACCCGGCCAACGGCCGTACCTTCCAGGACCTGATGCCGGCGATCCTGCCGGTGCTCTGA